From the Nitrospirota bacterium genome, one window contains:
- a CDS encoding zinc-binding dehydrogenase, whose amino-acid sequence VLRGQKAVDLNKTHTVLILGSGISGLLHVQMAKLKGAAVISTDVNEYRLNKAVEFGADYAVRACQYSADELKKMNNGNLADVVIVCAGAKEAVNDALNSVDRKGTIIFFAVPSEDITLPSVRFWRDEMTVLFSYGAAPEDLRDAMQLIGSNMINVRKMITHKLPFSEIQEGFKLVSEGKRSLKVVMVPDEPK is encoded by the coding sequence GTGCTCCGAGGGCAGAAGGCAGTGGACCTTAACAAGACGCACACGGTCCTCATACTCGGCTCGGGCATATCAGGTCTTTTACATGTCCAGATGGCAAAGCTTAAGGGCGCCGCAGTAATTTCCACGGATGTCAACGAATACAGGCTGAATAAGGCAGTTGAATTCGGCGCTGATTATGCTGTCAGGGCCTGCCAGTATTCAGCGGATGAATTAAAAAAAATGAACAACGGCAATCTGGCGGATGTTGTTATTGTTTGCGCCGGCGCAAAAGAAGCTGTCAACGACGCGCTCAACTCCGTTGACAGGAAAGGCACTATAATATTTTTCGCCGTGCCAAGCGAGGACATAACCCTGCCCTCCGTACGATTCTGGAGGGATGAGATGACCGTGTTATTTTCATATGGCGCCGCACCTGAGGACCTTCGTGATGCAATGCAGTTAATCGGCAGTAATATGATTAATGTCAGGAAGATGATAACTCACAAACTGCCTTTTTCCGAGATACAGGAGGGATTTAAACTCGTTTCCGAGGGAAAACGGTCTCTGAAGGTTGTGATGGTTCCTGATGAGCCGAAGTAA
- a CDS encoding YkgJ family cysteine cluster protein, translating to MPNMDVVMPTKLDLNAKFKFRCHKGIRCFTKCCSNIEIFLMPYDILRLKNRLKISSDKFLSEYTYIKIDDKSSHPHVMLKMSDNKERKCPFVTPEGCTIYTDRPASCRYYPIGQGTLKVAGKDGPEDEEFYFFINEPHCFGFDENKSWTIESWRIDQEVQLYDEMNRDWKAMQLRRNLPGQPEPDEKKLRQFYMASYDMDNFRRFIFDSRFLDVFDLEEKEIEKIRTDEIELMKFGVKYIKYVMMLDQSLKIKDSVLQARTKTK from the coding sequence ATGCCAAATATGGATGTAGTAATGCCGACAAAGCTGGACTTGAATGCTAAGTTCAAATTCAGATGCCATAAGGGAATCAGGTGCTTCACCAAATGCTGCAGTAACATAGAAATCTTTCTTATGCCATATGACATACTGAGGCTGAAGAACAGGCTCAAGATATCCTCAGACAAATTCCTGTCAGAATACACCTATATAAAAATTGATGATAAATCCTCACATCCTCATGTAATGCTGAAGATGTCTGATAATAAGGAGAGAAAATGCCCCTTTGTTACGCCTGAGGGCTGTACAATTTACACTGACAGGCCTGCGAGCTGCCGCTACTATCCGATAGGGCAGGGCACGTTAAAAGTCGCAGGCAAAGACGGGCCTGAGGACGAAGAATTTTATTTTTTCATTAATGAGCCTCATTGTTTCGGCTTTGATGAAAACAAAAGCTGGACCATTGAATCATGGCGGATAGATCAGGAGGTTCAGCTGTATGATGAGATGAACAGGGACTGGAAGGCAATGCAACTGAGAAGAAATCTCCCGGGACAGCCCGAGCCTGACGAAAAAAAACTGCGTCAGTTCTACATGGCAAGCTATGATATGGACAACTTCAGGAGATTCATTTTTGACAGCAGGTTCCTTGACGTCTTTGACCTTGAAGAAAAAGAAATAGAAAAAATCAGGACAGACGAGATAGAACTGATGAAATTCGGCGTTAAGTACATTAAATATGTCATGATGCTTGATCAGTCTTTAAAAATCAAAGACAGCGTGCTTCAGGCAAGGACAAAAACAAAATAA
- the amrB gene encoding AmmeMemoRadiSam system protein B, producing MKRRPAVAGQFYQGSSAGLLKEVQRYIESAAKEKVIGVVSPHAGLMYSGSVAGAVYSRIEIPHTFILIGPNHTGLGKPVSLMADGEWEVPTGVLTIDKALAKKIMQCSPLIQEDSTAHLMEHSLEVQLPFILHFSSDVLIVPVIMMAYSLDVCREVGLALADAVQDTKYPVTIVASSDMSHYEPDSAARAKDKKAINKILDLDPEGLYKTVTGENISMCGFAPVTAMLFAVKKLGAKKAAFVKYMTSGDASGDYSAVVGYAGIVIK from the coding sequence ATGAAACGCAGGCCGGCAGTGGCGGGACAGTTTTATCAGGGTTCTTCTGCAGGACTTTTAAAAGAGGTCCAGCGATATATTGAGTCGGCCGCCAAAGAAAAGGTTATTGGTGTTGTATCCCCGCATGCGGGGCTCATGTATTCAGGCAGTGTTGCCGGCGCTGTTTACTCAAGGATTGAAATTCCCCATACCTTTATACTTATCGGACCTAACCATACAGGATTAGGCAAGCCCGTATCTTTAATGGCAGACGGGGAATGGGAGGTTCCGACAGGCGTTTTGACGATAGACAAAGCGCTTGCAAAAAAAATTATGCAGTGCTCTCCTTTGATTCAGGAAGACAGCACGGCGCATTTGATGGAGCATTCGCTTGAGGTGCAGCTGCCGTTTATACTGCATTTTTCATCTGATGTATTGATTGTGCCTGTTATAATGATGGCATACTCATTGGATGTATGCAGGGAAGTCGGTCTGGCTTTGGCAGACGCCGTTCAGGATACTAAATATCCTGTCACGATTGTTGCAAGCTCTGACATGAGCCATTATGAACCGGATTCTGCAGCAAGGGCTAAAGATAAAAAAGCCATTAACAAGATACTGGACCTTGACCCTGAAGGATTGTATAAAACGGTCACCGGAGAAAACATCAGCATGTGCGGATTTGCCCCTGTGACTGCAATGCTCTTTGCAGTTAAGAAACTGGGCGCTAAAAAGGCGGCGTTTGTTAAGTATATGACCTCAGGCGACGCCAGTGGCGATTATTCTGCCGTGGTCGGATACGCGGGAATTGTAATTAAGTAG
- the dnaB gene encoding replicative DNA helicase — protein sequence MKELDLAVDRLPPQNLEAEQSILGSILLENEAIAIAVEILSPNDFYRDAHRKIYLGMLDLYKKNEPVDLITLTEQLSRNGQLEEIGGASYLSALVNMVPTSANIKYHSKIVREKAVLRNLIRTATEIITLSYEEGLEVNQLLDKAEEKIFKISEKIVGSTVVHVSSVVKDTIDLVDKLYNNREFITGLATGFHDIDTLTTGFHPGELIVIGARPGMGKTAFCLNIAAHVGIEGNLPVAIFSLEMTSAQIVLRMLCSEAEVDSKSVRSGYHTKEDYRKLVAAAGRLAEAKIYIDDTFNSVLEIRAKSRRLKAEHGLGLIIIDYLQLMRGEGSFIQREQAISEISRSLKALAKDLSITVIVISQLNRSCEQRDNKRPLLADLRESGAIEQDADTIMFLYRGEYYKAKDAEEGVAELNVAKQRNGPTREIKLTFLDKFTKFKAYSDRETF from the coding sequence ATGAAAGAGCTTGACCTTGCAGTTGACCGCTTGCCGCCCCAGAATTTAGAGGCAGAACAGTCTATCTTAGGCTCAATTCTGCTTGAAAATGAAGCAATAGCCATTGCCGTAGAAATCCTCTCCCCCAATGATTTCTACAGGGACGCACACAGGAAAATATACCTCGGGATGCTGGACTTGTACAAGAAAAACGAGCCGGTTGATTTAATTACCCTTACTGAACAGCTCAGCAGAAACGGTCAGCTTGAGGAAATAGGCGGCGCTTCCTACCTCAGTGCGCTTGTCAATATGGTGCCCACATCTGCAAATATTAAATACCATTCAAAAATTGTCAGGGAAAAAGCCGTACTCAGAAACCTGATCAGGACTGCCACTGAGATAATAACCCTGAGTTATGAAGAAGGACTTGAGGTTAACCAGCTTTTAGACAAGGCTGAAGAAAAAATATTTAAGATATCCGAAAAGATTGTGGGAAGCACTGTAGTCCACGTAAGCAGTGTTGTTAAGGATACCATAGATTTAGTAGACAAGCTTTATAATAATAGAGAATTCATAACCGGACTTGCAACCGGCTTCCATGACATAGACACACTCACCACGGGATTCCATCCCGGCGAATTAATAGTAATCGGCGCACGACCCGGAATGGGTAAAACCGCTTTTTGCCTTAATATCGCCGCGCACGTCGGAATAGAAGGCAATCTCCCTGTGGCTATTTTCAGCCTTGAAATGACAAGCGCCCAGATTGTCCTGAGGATGCTGTGCTCTGAGGCAGAGGTGGATTCCAAAAGTGTGCGCTCGGGTTATCACACAAAGGAAGATTACAGAAAACTTGTTGCTGCCGCAGGCCGTCTTGCTGAGGCTAAAATTTATATAGATGACACTTTTAATTCAGTGCTTGAGATAAGAGCCAAGTCGCGCAGGCTTAAAGCCGAACACGGATTAGGACTTATAATCATAGACTATCTTCAGCTCATGAGGGGTGAAGGCTCTTTTATCCAGAGGGAGCAGGCGATTTCAGAAATATCACGCTCATTAAAGGCGCTGGCAAAGGATCTCTCCATCACTGTTATTGTAATAAGTCAGCTTAACCGGAGCTGTGAACAAAGAGACAACAAACGCCCTTTACTTGCCGATTTAAGGGAGTCAGGCGCCATTGAGCAGGATGCTGACACAATAATGTTTCTGTACAGAGGGGAATATTATAAGGCAAAAGATGCTGAGGAAGGGGTTGCCGAGCTGAATGTGGCTAAGCAAAGAAACGGGCCTACCAGGGAAATTAAACTCACATTTCTTGATAAATTCACAAAGTTTAAAGCTTATTCGGACAGGGAAACCTTTTAA